A genome region from Dickeya chrysanthemi NCPPB 402 includes the following:
- a CDS encoding ABC transporter substrate-binding protein yields MNEYLLSRRRLLRWSLSLLPLGLSRPALAQSLLVPQRVITLFQGATDTAVALGVTPAGVVDSWSEKPMYRYLRPALAGVPHVGLETQPSLEDIVQLKPDTIVASRFRHQRLEPLLSQIAPVVMLDEIYQFKKTVQVMGQALGRQAVADTLLQHWQQRVGGLREQLQRRFGSGWPPTVSILDIREDHIRSYLPGSFPGSVLSELGFGWSDASRAQPGVSLKLTNKESIPVVDADIFFIFLRSESPSVQRNYESLIRHPLWQQLRAPQRNQVWVVNGVTWSLSGGILGANMMLDDIAQVTGIAGGAS; encoded by the coding sequence GTGAATGAGTATTTACTTTCGCGCCGCCGATTGCTGCGGTGGTCGTTAAGCCTGTTGCCACTGGGGCTTTCCCGGCCTGCACTGGCCCAGTCGTTGTTAGTGCCGCAACGGGTTATCACCTTGTTTCAGGGCGCGACGGATACCGCCGTGGCGCTGGGGGTGACACCTGCCGGTGTGGTGGATTCGTGGAGCGAGAAACCCATGTACCGCTACCTGCGTCCGGCGCTGGCCGGCGTGCCGCATGTGGGGCTGGAAACCCAACCCAGTCTGGAAGACATCGTGCAGTTAAAGCCCGATACCATCGTCGCTTCGCGTTTTCGTCACCAGCGGCTGGAGCCACTGCTGTCGCAGATTGCGCCGGTGGTGATGCTGGATGAAATCTACCAGTTCAAAAAAACGGTGCAGGTGATGGGGCAGGCGCTTGGGCGTCAGGCCGTGGCCGACACGTTGCTGCAACACTGGCAGCAACGAGTGGGTGGGCTGCGTGAGCAGCTGCAACGCCGATTTGGCAGCGGCTGGCCGCCCACCGTATCAATACTGGATATCCGCGAAGATCATATCCGTAGCTATTTGCCCGGCAGCTTTCCCGGCTCGGTGCTGAGCGAGCTGGGGTTTGGCTGGAGCGACGCCAGCCGCGCGCAGCCGGGCGTTTCTCTCAAACTGACCAACAAAGAGAGCATCCCGGTGGTGGATGCCGACATCTTTTTCATTTTTCTGCGATCCGAGAGCCCGTCTGTGCAACGCAACTATGAATCCCTGATTCGTCACCCGCTGTGGCAGCAACTCCGCGCCCCGCAGCGCAATCAGGTCTGGGTGGTCAATGGCGTCACCTGGAGTCTGTCCGGCGGTATTCTGGGCGCCAACATGATGCTGGACGATATCGCCCAGGTCACCGGCATCGCCGGAGGCGCGTCATGA
- a CDS encoding type II toxin-antitoxin system HicA family toxin → MDSRTLMAEIKADGWELVRINGSHHHFIHPAKPGLVTIPHPKKDLPIGTVKSIRKQAGI, encoded by the coding sequence ATGGACAGCAGGACGTTAATGGCAGAAATCAAGGCCGATGGATGGGAATTGGTAAGGATTAACGGCAGCCATCACCACTTCATCCACCCAGCTAAACCGGGGTTAGTGACCATCCCGCATCCTAAGAAGGATTTACCGATAGGCACGGTAAAAAGCATCAGGAAACAAGCGGGAATATGA
- a CDS encoding ABC transporter ATP-binding protein has protein sequence MTAITSRELTLGYAHQTIIDNLDIQLPKGKVSVLIGSNGCGKSTLLKSFARLLKPLSGTVILNGEDIHRKSTAEVARALAILPQMPDAPEGITVKQLVSLGRYPYQNWLQQWSQEDEAMVNQALRQTGTDMLAERPVDALSGGQRQRVWIAMTLAQDTEVVLLDEPTTFLDLAHQIEVLDLLRDLNRQHGKTIIMVLHDLNLACRYADHMVAVHNRTAFAQGTPAGILDEALVKTVFNLDCRIIPDPFFHTPLCIPFGREKPQESAADSGQADDNRYQETA, from the coding sequence ATGACCGCGATTACCAGCCGGGAACTGACCCTTGGCTATGCCCATCAGACCATTATCGACAATCTGGATATCCAACTGCCGAAGGGCAAGGTATCGGTACTGATCGGCAGCAACGGCTGCGGCAAAAGCACCTTGCTCAAGTCTTTCGCCCGCTTGCTCAAGCCGCTGAGCGGCACGGTCATCCTCAATGGTGAGGACATCCACCGCAAGTCCACCGCCGAGGTGGCGCGTGCACTGGCGATTTTGCCGCAGATGCCGGACGCGCCGGAAGGCATTACCGTGAAGCAGTTGGTTAGCCTGGGGCGTTACCCTTACCAGAACTGGCTACAGCAGTGGTCGCAGGAAGACGAGGCGATGGTGAATCAGGCTCTGCGCCAGACCGGCACCGACATGCTGGCGGAGCGACCGGTGGATGCGTTATCCGGCGGTCAGCGCCAGCGGGTGTGGATAGCGATGACGCTAGCGCAGGATACCGAGGTGGTGTTGCTGGATGAACCCACCACCTTCCTCGATCTGGCGCACCAGATCGAGGTGCTGGATTTACTGCGTGATCTCAATCGTCAGCATGGCAAAACCATCATTATGGTGTTGCACGACCTCAATCTGGCCTGCCGTTACGCCGACCATATGGTGGCGGTGCATAACCGCACCGCTTTCGCGCAGGGCACACCGGCCGGGATTCTGGACGAAGCGCTGGTGAAAACGGTGTTCAATCTGGACTGCCGCATCATCCCCGACCCGTTTTTCCACACGCCATTGTGTATTCCGTTCGGGCGTGAGAAACCGCAGGAGAGTGCGGCTGACTCGGGCCAGGCAGATGACAACCGCTATCAGGAAACCGCATGA
- a CDS encoding IucA/IucC family protein, with amino-acid sequence METLSPVVPQDSACDWLLRMDARRYQLVEQRVVGQLLQTLLYEEVLPYRRLPVGDGNSQFVITGRDAQQLPVEYRCSGLFSDSFSLIRLDYASVQRIGPDGDAQSPNLHQMLEELLGEQENNPFLTRFVQELEQTQLKDLQSRAQDYQPGKPTHQLGFDELERHFMDAHSYHPCYKSRIGFSLQDNAQWGPEFGQPFAIVWLALAKPLASANHSTKLDLDDFLQTEFGAARWQAFSEQLARQGRKAQDYQLIPVHPWQWKNVIAPVFYPELASGELIYLGDSDDRWQAQQSIRTLANVTEKTRPYVKLAMSMTNTSSTRILARHTVMNGPIITDWLQQLIDTDQTARNLKFVILGEIAGVSFDTQPLPTTRMAQAYGVMGAIWRESIHQYLQPDEQAVPFNGLSHVEHRYDGGEQAPFIDAWIHQYGLEAWTRQLLEVTVSPIIHMLYAEGIGMESHGQNIVLMVRDGWPQRIALKDFHDGVRYSPDHLARPAMRPDLVPLPASHAKINRNSFILTDDVDAVRDFTCDSFFFICLAEMAVFLRQQYHLPEARFWEMTAEVVLRYQAGHPQHRSRYALFDVFAPTYEVEELTKRRLLGDGERRFKSVPNPLHPFRPSSC; translated from the coding sequence ATGGAAACATTATCCCCCGTCGTACCTCAGGACAGCGCCTGCGACTGGTTGCTACGCATGGATGCCCGGCGTTATCAACTGGTGGAACAGCGCGTAGTCGGGCAACTGTTGCAAACGCTACTGTATGAGGAGGTGCTGCCTTATCGTCGCCTGCCAGTCGGCGACGGCAACAGCCAGTTTGTGATAACCGGCCGCGATGCACAGCAATTACCGGTGGAGTACCGGTGCAGCGGGCTGTTTAGCGACAGCTTCAGTCTTATCCGTCTTGATTACGCCAGCGTGCAGCGCATCGGTCCGGATGGAGACGCGCAGTCGCCCAATCTGCACCAGATGCTGGAGGAACTGCTGGGCGAGCAGGAGAACAATCCGTTCCTGACGCGGTTTGTGCAGGAACTGGAGCAGACGCAACTGAAAGACTTGCAGTCGCGGGCGCAGGATTACCAACCCGGCAAGCCGACGCATCAACTTGGTTTCGACGAGCTGGAGCGCCACTTTATGGATGCGCACAGCTACCACCCGTGTTACAAGTCGCGCATTGGTTTCAGTCTGCAGGATAACGCCCAGTGGGGGCCGGAGTTCGGCCAACCTTTCGCCATCGTCTGGCTGGCGCTGGCGAAGCCTTTGGCGTCGGCCAACCATTCGACCAAACTGGATCTGGATGACTTCCTGCAAACCGAATTCGGCGCGGCGCGCTGGCAGGCGTTTAGCGAACAACTGGCGCGTCAGGGGCGCAAAGCGCAAGACTATCAACTGATACCGGTGCACCCGTGGCAGTGGAAAAACGTGATTGCGCCGGTGTTTTATCCGGAACTGGCCAGCGGCGAGCTGATTTACCTCGGGGATTCCGACGACCGCTGGCAGGCGCAGCAGTCGATTCGCACCCTGGCGAACGTAACGGAGAAAACGCGCCCTTACGTCAAGCTGGCGATGAGCATGACCAACACCTCCAGCACCCGCATTCTGGCGCGGCACACGGTAATGAACGGACCGATTATTACCGACTGGCTGCAACAATTGATCGACACCGATCAGACCGCCCGCAACCTGAAATTCGTGATTCTCGGCGAAATCGCCGGGGTGAGTTTCGACACCCAACCGTTGCCCACTACCCGTATGGCGCAGGCTTACGGCGTGATGGGGGCTATCTGGCGCGAAAGCATCCATCAGTACCTGCAACCGGACGAGCAGGCGGTGCCGTTCAACGGCTTAAGCCATGTCGAGCACCGTTACGACGGCGGCGAGCAGGCGCCGTTTATCGATGCCTGGATTCACCAGTACGGGCTGGAAGCCTGGACCCGTCAACTGCTAGAGGTCACGGTTTCACCCATCATCCACATGCTGTACGCCGAAGGCATCGGCATGGAATCGCACGGCCAGAATATCGTGCTGATGGTGCGTGACGGCTGGCCGCAGCGCATTGCGCTCAAAGATTTTCATGACGGCGTGCGCTATTCGCCGGACCATCTGGCGCGCCCCGCCATGCGCCCGGATCTGGTGCCGCTGCCCGCCAGCCACGCCAAAATCAACCGCAATTCGTTCATCCTCACCGATGACGTCGACGCGGTGCGCGATTTTACCTGCGACTCGTTCTTCTTCATCTGTCTGGCGGAAATGGCGGTCTTCCTGCGCCAGCAGTACCACCTGCCGGAAGCACGCTTCTGGGAAATGACGGCGGAGGTGGTGCTGCGTTATCAGGCCGGGCACCCGCAACACCGCTCGCGCTATGCGCTGTTTGATGTGTTTGCACCGACTTATGAAGTGGAGGAACTGACCAAACGCCGGTTGCTGGGCGACGGCGAGCGCCGTTTTAAATCGGTGCCGAACCCGCTGCATCCGTTCAGGCCGTCGTCATGCTAA
- a CDS encoding HpcH/HpaI aldolase family protein has translation MLRTNQLKRKLAAGAPVYGLIASIPSPVSVELIAEAGFDFVIIDTEHVLINPETVENMIRVAESYALTPLVRVADGNPKTLLRLLDGGAQGIVLPMVEQAEQVRAAVRACHYHPQGERSLNSGRPGAFGKHSLAEYVALANREILLVAMIESAEGVRQADAIATVPGLDMILEGAADLSQSLGMPWQTAAAPVQAALAGVRRAAEAHGVTYCAIPRQHDDHARWREQGVRAFVLGDERGIAFRALQARLAATISAEGQ, from the coding sequence ATGCTAAGAACCAACCAACTCAAGCGCAAGCTGGCGGCAGGCGCGCCGGTCTACGGGTTGATTGCCTCGATTCCCTCGCCGGTATCGGTGGAGTTGATTGCCGAGGCCGGGTTCGATTTCGTGATTATCGACACCGAACATGTGCTGATAAACCCGGAAACGGTGGAGAACATGATCCGGGTGGCGGAAAGCTATGCGCTGACGCCGCTGGTGCGGGTGGCGGATGGCAACCCCAAAACCCTGTTGCGCCTGCTGGACGGCGGCGCGCAAGGCATTGTGTTGCCGATGGTGGAGCAGGCTGAGCAGGTGCGTGCGGCGGTGCGCGCCTGCCATTACCACCCGCAGGGCGAGCGCAGCCTCAATAGCGGTCGCCCCGGCGCCTTCGGCAAGCACAGTCTGGCGGAGTACGTCGCGCTGGCGAACCGGGAAATCCTGCTGGTGGCGATGATCGAAAGCGCCGAGGGCGTACGTCAGGCCGACGCGATCGCCACCGTACCGGGGTTGGACATGATACTGGAGGGCGCAGCCGATCTCTCTCAGTCGCTGGGTATGCCCTGGCAGACTGCCGCGGCACCGGTGCAGGCGGCGCTGGCCGGGGTGCGGCGGGCCGCCGAGGCACATGGCGTGACCTATTGCGCCATCCCCCGCCAGCACGATGATCATGCACGCTGGCGTGAGCAGGGCGTGCGCGCATTTGTATTGGGCGACGAGCGCGGCATCGCGTTTCGTGCTTTACAGGCCAGACTGGCCGCAACGATTTCAGCAGAAGGGCAATGA
- a CDS encoding FecCD family ABC transporter permease — protein sequence MDKRERMDPVLVWRQGRFSRQINLTTVGRVWLALLLVLAVMVASLGVGKLMLSPWEVLQALGSSQSEGATLIVQQLRLPRVLLAVLVGGALAVSGLILQAMIRNPLASPDILGITSGASAAAVFYLSFLATTLGAHYLPLAAMVGAAVAVLAVYWLAWQSGVSPQRLVLTGVGVSALLTAATTFMLVFSPLTTTLSAYVWLTGSVYGASWRETRELGGWLLLIAPWLVLLARQVRVQQLDDGLAQGIGVRVQWLRLALLLLSVALAGAAIAWGGAMAFVGLIAPHIAKRLVAPAFAGQAAMAFLCGAGLVMVADLCGRTLFLPLDLPAGIFVSALGAPFFLYLLIKQRH from the coding sequence ATGGATAAGCGCGAAAGAATGGATCCTGTGCTGGTGTGGCGGCAAGGGCGTTTTTCCCGCCAGATCAACCTGACCACCGTTGGCCGGGTATGGCTGGCGCTGCTGCTGGTGCTGGCGGTGATGGTGGCGTCGCTTGGCGTCGGCAAACTGATGCTGTCGCCGTGGGAGGTGTTGCAGGCGCTAGGATCGTCGCAGTCAGAAGGGGCGACGTTAATCGTCCAGCAGTTACGGTTGCCGCGGGTGCTGCTGGCCGTTTTGGTCGGGGGCGCGCTGGCGGTATCCGGGCTGATTCTGCAGGCGATGATCCGCAATCCGTTGGCCTCGCCGGATATTCTGGGCATTACCAGCGGTGCCAGCGCGGCGGCGGTGTTTTACCTGTCGTTTCTCGCCACTACGCTGGGGGCTCACTATCTGCCGCTGGCGGCGATGGTGGGTGCGGCGGTGGCGGTGCTGGCGGTGTACTGGCTGGCGTGGCAGTCGGGCGTCTCGCCGCAACGGCTGGTGCTGACCGGCGTCGGTGTATCGGCGCTGTTGACTGCGGCTACCACGTTCATGCTGGTGTTTAGCCCACTGACCACCACGTTGTCGGCTTATGTCTGGCTGACCGGTAGCGTCTACGGCGCCAGTTGGCGCGAAACCCGCGAGCTGGGCGGCTGGCTGTTGCTGATTGCGCCGTGGCTGGTGCTGCTGGCGCGTCAGGTACGGGTACAACAACTGGACGATGGGCTGGCGCAGGGCATTGGCGTGCGGGTGCAATGGTTGCGTCTGGCGCTGCTGCTGCTCAGTGTGGCGCTGGCGGGCGCGGCGATTGCCTGGGGCGGTGCGATGGCGTTCGTCGGGCTAATCGCGCCGCACATCGCCAAACGGCTGGTCGCACCGGCTTTTGCCGGGCAGGCGGCGATGGCGTTTCTCTGCGGCGCCGGGCTGGTGATGGTGGCGGATCTGTGCGGGCGAACGCTTTTTTTGCCGCTGGATCTGCCCGCCGGGATTTTCGTTTCGGCGCTGGGCGCGCCGTTCTTTCTGTATTTATTGATCAAACAACGTCATTAA
- a CDS encoding type II toxin-antitoxin system HicB family antitoxin: protein MFYPIAIEAGDDTHAYGVTVPDLPGCFSAGDTLDEAIANAKDAITGHIELLIEMGQDIPAVSSVGTLAKSPEYIGYTWAVVDIDVTRLMGGVEKINVTLPKSLIDRIDRCVASNPEFKSRSGFLAQAALERISSLR, encoded by the coding sequence ATGTTTTATCCAATTGCAATTGAAGCAGGCGACGATACTCATGCATACGGCGTGACAGTGCCAGATCTGCCGGGCTGTTTCTCCGCAGGTGATACACTTGATGAGGCCATCGCCAACGCTAAAGACGCGATCACTGGTCACATTGAGCTGCTGATCGAAATGGGCCAGGATATTCCTGCTGTTTCATCCGTCGGCACGTTGGCGAAATCACCGGAGTACATCGGTTACACCTGGGCCGTTGTTGATATCGATGTCACCCGGCTGATGGGGGGTGTGGAAAAAATTAACGTCACGCTGCCTAAATCACTGATTGACCGTATCGATCGTTGTGTAGCAAGTAACCCGGAATTTAAAAGCCGCTCGGGGTTCCTTGCCCAGGCAGCATTAGAGCGAATTTCATCTCTTCGCTAA
- a CDS encoding RraA family protein, with the protein MSYHINPRVPPISDERLTAYRQISTSTLGHLTESGYLHGIRPLLPDVQMVGNVVTVKLCPPDGGVLREALLLSQSGDVLVVDASEEEDRACWGELRALAACVKGLAGVVIAGAVTDSRALRQLGLPVFCKGISAITTRTLGTAGAVNVPVTVAGVAVHPGDVAMGDDDGVFILSPSAARDWLAVAQHKELADAERREVLRQKLPGAF; encoded by the coding sequence ATGAGCTATCACATTAATCCCCGCGTACCGCCGATCAGTGATGAACGACTGACTGCCTATCGTCAAATCAGTACCTCCACGTTGGGACATTTGACGGAAAGCGGCTATTTGCACGGCATCCGGCCGCTGTTGCCGGATGTGCAGATGGTCGGCAACGTCGTGACGGTTAAGCTGTGCCCGCCGGACGGCGGTGTACTGCGTGAGGCGCTGTTGCTGAGTCAATCGGGCGATGTGTTGGTGGTCGATGCGTCGGAGGAGGAAGATCGCGCCTGCTGGGGCGAGCTGCGTGCGCTGGCGGCGTGTGTGAAAGGGCTGGCGGGGGTGGTGATAGCAGGGGCGGTGACGGATTCGCGCGCGCTGCGCCAATTGGGGTTGCCGGTGTTCTGCAAAGGCATCAGCGCCATTACCACCCGCACGCTGGGAACCGCAGGCGCGGTCAACGTGCCGGTAACAGTCGCCGGCGTGGCGGTGCACCCCGGCGATGTGGCGATGGGTGACGACGACGGGGTGTTTATCTTGAGTCCCTCAGCCGCCCGCGACTGGCTGGCGGTGGCGCAACACAAAGAACTCGCGGACGCGGAACGACGGGAGGTGTTGCGGCAAAAATTACCGGGGGCTTTCTGA
- a CDS encoding IucA/IucC family protein — MNANSVIWWRRCVPGITQRWEKVPGTVVYAWQQGGGNDWQVLEPESFMNLVFAGQHSEEDDAGENNTKGQALFLDVLNTSVEQTALSREHRIDTDNLLGRGNADFFHVMEQWASLRDRPYHPTAKAKQGLNAEEYRRYVAEFAEPVALNWVAVAKNRLQCGDGISDTTVQYPAHYLLPQAEQDALQQELAARGIADTHIALPVHPWQFDHILASQLGDAFANGDCHRLDFSAARYLPTSSLRSMTPCFASADYLKLPMAVYSLGASRYLPAVKMINGGLSETLLRQARDKDAVLQQRLYLCDEGKWWAFMPPQATLFDEAPRHLSAMVRRYPGELFDDPDYRLLPMAALGTPLPGSRRHFFDDWLAYRGLPTNTDSVLTLFAELCHCFFDINFRMFRLGMLGEIHGQNAVLVWKAGQAHGLLLRDHDSLRIHVPTLEQNGMQDPVYRIKQGHANTLYHERLDDLLFWLQTLGIQVNMRAIIETLSLTYEVEAATLWGVMRREINDAIDRAGFAADTQAMLKTRLFDVPNWPQKLLITPMIARAGGPGSMPFGKGEVINPFQAIIGK; from the coding sequence ATGAACGCGAACAGCGTCATCTGGTGGCGGCGTTGCGTCCCCGGTATTACCCAACGCTGGGAAAAAGTGCCGGGCACGGTGGTATACGCCTGGCAGCAGGGCGGCGGCAATGACTGGCAGGTACTGGAGCCGGAAAGCTTCATGAACCTGGTGTTCGCCGGTCAGCACAGTGAAGAAGACGATGCCGGGGAAAATAATACTAAAGGGCAGGCGCTGTTTCTGGATGTGCTAAACACCAGCGTCGAGCAGACCGCGCTGTCGCGTGAACACCGTATCGATACCGATAACCTGCTCGGGCGCGGCAACGCCGATTTCTTCCATGTGATGGAACAGTGGGCATCGTTGCGCGACCGTCCGTATCATCCGACGGCGAAAGCCAAACAGGGGCTGAATGCCGAAGAATACCGCCGTTACGTGGCCGAGTTTGCCGAGCCGGTGGCGCTGAACTGGGTCGCGGTGGCGAAAAACCGCCTGCAATGCGGCGACGGTATCAGCGATACCACTGTTCAGTACCCGGCGCACTATCTGCTGCCGCAGGCCGAACAGGATGCATTGCAACAAGAATTGGCCGCGCGAGGGATCGCCGACACCCATATCGCGTTGCCGGTACATCCGTGGCAGTTCGACCATATTCTGGCAAGCCAACTGGGCGATGCTTTTGCTAACGGCGACTGTCATCGGTTGGATTTCAGCGCCGCCCGTTATCTGCCGACCTCGTCACTGCGCTCGATGACGCCGTGTTTCGCCAGCGCCGATTACCTCAAGCTGCCGATGGCGGTGTATTCGCTGGGCGCGTCACGCTATTTGCCGGCGGTGAAAATGATCAACGGCGGGCTGAGCGAAACGCTGTTGCGCCAGGCGCGCGACAAAGACGCGGTATTACAGCAACGGTTGTATCTGTGCGATGAAGGCAAATGGTGGGCGTTTATGCCGCCGCAGGCCACCTTGTTTGACGAAGCACCACGCCACCTGTCGGCGATGGTACGCCGCTATCCGGGCGAGCTGTTCGACGATCCGGACTACCGCCTGCTGCCGATGGCCGCGCTGGGCACGCCGCTGCCGGGCAGCCGTCGTCACTTCTTTGACGACTGGCTGGCATATCGCGGCTTGCCGACGAACACCGATTCGGTCTTGACATTGTTCGCTGAGCTTTGTCATTGTTTCTTCGACATTAATTTCCGTATGTTCCGCTTAGGGATGCTGGGCGAGATCCACGGACAAAATGCGGTGCTGGTGTGGAAAGCCGGTCAGGCTCACGGCTTGTTGCTGCGTGATCACGATTCGCTGCGCATCCATGTGCCGACGCTGGAACAGAACGGTATGCAGGACCCGGTGTACCGCATCAAGCAGGGCCATGCCAACACGCTTTACCACGAGCGTCTGGACGATCTGCTGTTCTGGCTGCAAACGTTGGGGATTCAAGTCAACATGCGGGCGATTATCGAAACGCTGTCGTTGACCTATGAGGTGGAAGCCGCGACGCTATGGGGCGTGATGCGCCGTGAAATCAACGACGCGATTGACCGCGCCGGTTTCGCCGCCGACACGCAAGCGATGCTGAAAACCCGCTTGTTCGACGTGCCGAACTGGCCGCAGAAACTGCTGATCACCCCGATGATCGCCCGCGCCGGCGGACCGGGGAGTATGCCGTTCGGCAAGGGGGAAGTGATTAACCCGTTTCAGGCCATTATTGGTAAATAG